The stretch of DNA CTCCGGCCGGCTGGCCACTGGCCCGCTAGAACTTCCGGTTCTTGCTCAGGCGGTTGTGACGCCAGATGTTGTGTTTCCGCAGCAGCCGCCAGTACTCCCGAGTCTCGGGGTCCAGCTCCTCCAGCTTCTTGGGGGGGCCCACGTTCATCTGGAACAGCCTGCCGTAGCATGGGCAGGAATCAGGCAAGGCACAGCCCCAGAGGGCCCCCGACCTGGGGCGCCGTGGGCAGAGGTGGCAGCAGCCTGGGCCCTGCAGCCCAGCcacatggtggtggtggtgacctCCCGGGGCATGACCTCCCCACCCCGAGCTGGGGATGCCCTGAGTCTTCTGCCTCCTGGTCACTGTCTGTACTGTCTGCGGGGAACACCTCCCCACCCATTCACTCAAAATTTCTGAACTGTCCCTAATCTTTAAGAATCAGCACAATCAATGGCTTCTATGTCCTGCTACTGGTCCTAGGACCAAGAGCAAAGTCTTCCCTGCATCCCCCGGGGCCCTGCAAGGACCGAGATCCATCACCTCCCCGCCTCATCTCCCTCTATGCTCCGCCTTCACTTCCTGCTGGTCTAACAAACTGGGTGcagtcctgccccagggcctttacACTGACTATACCCTCCACCTTTAAAGCTCCTTCCACCCACTGGGGTCTTgagtcctgcctccctcccccagggagGCCCCACGGAAACTTCAGATTTGATCAGCCAGACCCTCTTTCCCCCCTCACGCGCTCTCTGGGCTCTCCAGCCTGGCTCACTCACCACTCAGGGTACTCTGAGTCTGGCTTCAGGACCACGTCCTGACCCTCCTTGTAGATGTTGACACCCATGGCATGGGTGGTGAGTCGGACAGGGTCTGTGCACACGTCTGGGTCCTTCAGGGCTTCACTGGCCACACCGCCTTTGCCGCCTTTGCCCCCCTTCATGACTGCGGGGTGGGAGAGTCATTTCTGCCAGCTGCGGCCGCGGGAGGCCGgccttcccttctgcccctcctaccgcgggtgccccccaccccgactAGACCGTCTGCTGCACCCAAGACGATTTTAAGTGGGACATGGCCTGCATCGAACACTGACGCTTGGAGCGACCGATCACTGCTCTCCAGCTCTGTTCCTCTCACAGAGAAGGGGTGGCACGCGTCCTGAAGCCCCTACCCCTCGTCAGCTCCCTCCTCCCAACAGGGCAGGCCAGGCCATACCCGGGAGGTTTTGCCTTTGTTTCAAGCGCCTAATGCTCAGATGGGCCCCAGTCGTCCTCCAACTTCTAGTGGCgatttgctcaagatcacacagtgcCGTTAAGGCCACAAACAGGACTGGGACCCAAGTTCATGACAACCCCAGCCCCCAAGCAAGAAAAACACCCCGCACCTGCGCAGTTGAGAGCAATCCCCTCCCAGGGATCTTATACTGCGCCTGTGCACAGCGCTTGCCTCTTTGCGCTTGCGCAATGATTCTaggaagccccccccccaatccaGCGCCTGCGCACTATTTCCCCAGTGTCCCAAACTTCTCTCCTCTGGGTCCCTCTCAACCCAGCTCACCCGGTCTCTTGGCATAGCCCCGTATAAGGAGTCTTCCAGGCTCGGCAGGCACCGGGAGCTCCCGGGTCCGCCAGCCGGTCCAGGTCCACGTAGCCCCAAAGAGGCGTCTGGCCGCCATGACGTATGCTGACTGCCGGCACGTGCACTTTTCCGGGAGACGACAGCGGCCAAGGGGTGCTTGGGAGTTGTAGGCTCCTACAgatttctgggaaatgtagtatTCCAGTCGGGCGTCCACGGTGCCTTCTTTAATCTTTTATAGATACCCTGTTACTGTTAAGAGGGGACTTTCAAAAAGTATTTCATTTACCTATTGCCCTTCTTCCGTTATCACTTTAAGGTCACGCTTTATACATTCCCGATTCTATTTAACGGGCCATTACTGAAAGCCTAAAAGGACCTAATACCTAAGACTCATTATATTTCAGACCTTTTGCCAAATCCGTTCCCAGCGCGATCTCCTTTAGTCCTCACAAGTaggaggtaggtactattattagctTCAGCTTCAGGGACGGAAAGTTATACCGGGACGTACCCTCTGCCTCCCAACTGGGAGCGAAACCGGAAGTCCGTCTACAATAGGGTCCGTGCGCTGCTTCCGGTGTCTCTGGGGTCGAAAGAGTCCGCCTCTCACCTTAATACTTCCCGGTCCCATTTCTTCCCATCTGCCATCCATTGGAATAATGCCCACAGCCGTCCATGGCAGGCAGTGATCACTAACCCCAATTTGTAATTGAAGAAAGGGGTCCAGAGGGCAGCCCGACTTCCGCTCGCGTGAAGAGGCCCGGGATTCGAACCCTTGGTTCCGCCACCCAGGGCTCCCGCGCGGCGAGGCTGGCTGGgcgaactacatttcccagcaggCTCCGCACACGCGCGCAAGCCCAGTGGGTGCGAGCGCTGCCCGGACAGACCTGGCGGCGCCGGGACCGGGAATCCGGGACCCGCGGCCGCTTGAGGACTGTCCGGCTGGGGACAATCTGGGGGCCTCGAAGTCCGAGGCCACTTCGGTTTAGGAAGTGAGTGCCTCGGTGGGCAGAGCGGGGTCTGGAGGCGGCGGCTGGGGAAGGGGGTCTGAAATCTTGAGGCTGGGGTCCGCGAGGGGACTGGGGGTTTCACTCGTAGCTTTAGGTGGAGTTACGTTTTCAGGCAGGATTCTGAGGTCCGGGTCAGAGTCCGGGGTTGGTCTTGAGCGTGGCCTTGGAGGTTTTGAGACTAGGCTCCGCTTTCTGGAGTCTTGAATCTCTAATATTGAGTCTGGGGTTCTGGATCTAGTCTTAGGCTGAGGTCCTGAGTGCGAGGTATCGGGGACCGGCACCCAGCGCGTTTGTGTAGTCAGGCTGAGTCTCCAGCCTGGGTTACAGGTCGCGCTAGGGGAGACTTGGAAGAACCAAGTCTGGGGGAAGAGGGTCCACGGGTGGGGAGAGGCCTGGGCTGACAGGTCCAGGGGCGTGCTCCCAGGTTCCGAGCCTGTGAAGCCACTCTCTTACCACTGCCTATTTGGCATCTGGATTTCCTCAGCCGTAAATTGGAGACCATAGTGGACCCGTCCTTGCAGGGTATGGTGGGGGCTAGATTCTGTGTTCTACACGGACAGCACCCACCTGGAGCCTGACACCGTGCTGGCACTCGGTTAGTCTTATCTTCGAATCTCTCTTGCAGATGCTGGTCTGAGCCTGGGGTCCAGGCATGGAATTCTTGACAACTTCCCAGTCTCCCGCGGGCCCTCCAGCTATGGACTTGGAGGAGCCCAGGGACACACTTTCACCCTCTCAGGACCTACCCCCCAGCTGTCAGTGGGACCCGGTGCCGAGACGCTCCGGCAGCCTGGGACAGATGGAACTCGATGGGCCAAGTATTGAGGACCTGGTACCCCAGTTTGAGGCTCTGCCTGGTGATCTGGTGGGCTTGTCCCCAGATGGACCTCCCTGCCCTTTGCACATGGCCACGGGCCATGGCCTGGCCTCTGGGGACATTGCTGATGGCCATGGGCTTTTGTCTGCCGAGGCTGGCCGGGACGACCTACTGAGCCTTTTGCACTGCCAGGAATGCCCTCCTTCCCAGTCTTGTCCCAAGGAACCTCCGGACCCTGCCCCTCGCCCACTGCAGCCCCCTGAGGACCCAGACGGAGATACCAGCGCTCCGGAATGGGCGGAGGGAGCTTCTGCCGAGCGGGGTGGCAGCAGGAGCTCCAGCAGCTCCCCGGAACCCTGGCTGGAGACAGTTCCTCTGGTTGCTCCCGAAGAACCACGTGCCAGTACCCAGGTAGAGCCTGTCCTGCCCCCCAGGGGACCTCTGCTGCCAGGAACCAAGCCAGGGCACTCAGTCCTACCCCTCTTCTATCTTCTTCCAGAGCCCCAAGACCCCGGTGCCATaccctgccctccaggagggtGAGTGTCCCGCCCACCCTGGCCCCAGAGATTTAGCAATTTCAGAATCACCCCAATCAGGCTCCTCCCAAAAACGGCACAAAGCTTCCCAGTAAGGAGTTGCTTCTAGAGAGGCTCTGAGGTTGGTTGAGTAGATTCCAGATGATGTGGGAGAGAATGgtgagaatgttctagaatggatgggggcaggaggggcaggcgTGGCATTCATGGCGCTGGGTTTTAGAGCAGGGGCTGGCAAATTACCATCTACGGGTCAGATCCAACCCGCCCGTTTGGGTTTGTCTCATGAGCTAACAGGGGCTTTTATGTCTTTAAGTGGTTGGAGAAAAACAGCATTTCTTGTTGTGTGAAAACGATGTGCAACTCCCATTTCCGTgtccacaaataaagttttattgagacacagtcatgcccattcatttacatattgtctacgGTGGTTTTCGTGTTACAACGGGCAGGTTGAGTAGTTGCAGGGCAGACCGACTGGCCCACAGAGACAGACTGTCTGCAGTTTGGCCCCCTGCGTAGAAAGTTTGTcactcttgggatgcctggatggctcagtcgctgaagcgtccaactcttgagctcagctcaggtcttgatctccgggctgtgggttcaagccccgcgttgggctcctggctgggtGTGGAGGCTCCAGgatgtgctttttttaaaaaaaaaaaaaaaaaaaaaaggaaagagagaaagaaaaaaaatttgtcaatCTCTGCCCTGAAGACATGGAAAGAAGCAGTTCTGGCCACCTAGAATGTTCTAGGATT from Neovison vison isolate M4711 chromosome 6, ASM_NN_V1, whole genome shotgun sequence encodes:
- the MRPL54 gene encoding 39S ribosomal protein L54, mitochondrial, translating into MAARRLFGATWTWTGWRTRELPVPAEPGRLLIRGYAKRPVMKGGKGGKGGVASEALKDPDVCTDPVRLTTHAMGVNIYKEGQDVVLKPDSEYPEWLFQMNVGPPKKLEELDPETREYWRLLRKHNIWRHNRLSKNRKF